A genomic region of Campylobacter corcagiensis contains the following coding sequences:
- a CDS encoding lipoprotein, with amino-acid sequence MNFSNDIFGAFHKVIIAVLLLIFVVGCGYKGPPVYTPRDVNTTTSR; translated from the coding sequence ATGAATTTCTCTAATGATATCTTTGGTGCTTTTCATAAAGTAATTATAGCAGTTTTACTCTTAATTTTTGTTGTAGGTTGTGGATATAAAGGACCGCCTGTTTATACTCCAAGAGATGTAAACACAACTACTTCTAGATAA
- the uvrC gene encoding excinuclease ABC subunit UvrC gives MLENEVKTLPNLPGVYQYFDSSGKLLYVGKAKNLKNRIKSYFSFTPEFGSSPRVSSRISKMLNEAVHLEYIVTKSESDALILENSFIKQLNPKYNILLRDDKTYPYIYINLNDEFPRFELTRKVIKGSNIKYFGPYFRGGREILEILYTEFPLVQRKNCIKDKKACLYYQISRCLAPCENKISSDDYKQIVNNAIKALKNPTTLVPNLEKKMFALANSENFEQAAKVRDNITLLKEIDVKVEVDLARLEDFEVIAINVLKGFICAVRFSVRDGKISNSNFRITNSKTNDFSEINEIYRQVILDAFPLNSPVASSKIYTYHAIDDSDVLTEILTNRHDKKFEIITPKIGEKRKICEIAMKNAEINILKHIKTHDFSLLAEIKEYFNLSNLPVNIEAFDNSHMMGEAIVGAMIAYNESGFLKQNYRHAYLKSKNDYDQMSEFLTLRAKRFTKLSPPDLWVIDGGKALLDLAISIIESSGANSDVIAISKEKVDAKAYRAKGSAKDKIYTKNGVFNLNPDDKKLQFFQKLRDEAHRFAISFHRKSKTKADLEKSKLLKLGLSEGKIKKLLNFYGTFDKIHSAEPEEIRNLIGKTATNKLFNNKF, from the coding sequence TTGCTAGAAAATGAGGTAAAAACTCTTCCAAATTTACCAGGAGTTTATCAGTATTTTGACAGTAGCGGTAAACTTTTATATGTTGGAAAAGCTAAAAATTTAAAAAACCGCATTAAAAGCTACTTTAGTTTTACACCAGAATTTGGCTCAAGCCCTAGAGTTAGTTCTAGAATTTCAAAAATGCTAAACGAGGCAGTTCATCTTGAGTATATAGTTACAAAAAGCGAAAGTGATGCTTTAATACTTGAAAATTCCTTTATCAAACAGCTTAACCCAAAATACAACATCTTGCTTCGTGATGATAAAACATATCCATATATTTACATAAATTTAAACGATGAATTTCCGCGTTTTGAACTTACCAGAAAGGTAATAAAAGGCTCTAACATTAAATATTTTGGACCTTATTTTAGAGGTGGGAGAGAAATTTTAGAGATTTTATATACAGAATTTCCTCTAGTTCAGCGAAAAAACTGCATCAAAGATAAAAAAGCCTGTCTTTACTATCAAATCAGTCGCTGCCTTGCTCCTTGTGAAAATAAAATTTCATCTGATGATTATAAACAGATAGTTAATAACGCAATAAAAGCCCTTAAAAATCCAACAACTCTCGTACCAAATTTAGAAAAAAAGATGTTTGCTCTTGCTAATAGTGAGAATTTTGAGCAAGCTGCTAAAGTTAGGGATAATATAACGCTTCTAAAAGAGATTGATGTTAAAGTTGAAGTTGATTTAGCTAGGCTTGAAGACTTTGAAGTTATTGCTATAAATGTTTTAAAGGGCTTTATTTGTGCGGTTAGATTTAGCGTTAGAGATGGTAAAATTTCAAATTCAAATTTTAGGATAACAAACTCTAAAACTAATGATTTTAGTGAAATTAATGAAATTTATAGGCAAGTTATTTTAGATGCTTTTCCTCTAAATTCGCCCGTTGCTTCATCAAAAATTTATACTTATCACGCTATTGATGATAGCGATGTTTTAACTGAAATTTTAACTAATCGTCACGATAAGAAATTTGAGATAATCACCCCTAAAATAGGTGAAAAAAGAAAAATTTGTGAAATTGCAATGAAAAACGCAGAAATTAATATACTAAAACACATCAAAACTCATGATTTTAGCCTTTTAGCCGAGATAAAAGAGTACTTTAATCTATCAAATTTACCTGTAAATATAGAAGCTTTTGATAACTCTCATATGATGGGAGAAGCCATTGTTGGAGCGATGATTGCTTATAATGAAAGTGGTTTTTTAAAGCAAAATTATCGCCATGCTTACCTTAAATCAAAGAATGATTATGATCAAATGAGTGAGTTTTTAACGCTAAGAGCTAAGCGTTTTACAAAGTTAAGTCCGCCAGATTTATGGGTTATAGATGGGGGAAAAGCACTTCTTGATTTAGCAATAAGCATCATTGAAAGTAGTGGTGCAAATAGCGATGTTATAGCGATCTCAAAAGAAAAAGTTGATGCAAAAGCTTATAGAGCAAAAGGCAGTGCTAAAGATAAAATTTATACTAAAAACGGTGTATTTAACCTAAATCCTGATGATAAGAAACTACAGTTTTTTCAAAAACTTCGCGATGAAGCACACCGCTTTGCCATAAGTTTTCATAGAAAAAGCAAAACAAAAGCAGATTTAGAAAAATCAAAGCTTTTAAAACTAGGTCTTAGCGAAGGAAAGATTAAGAAACTATTAAATTTTTATGGAACTTTTGATAAAATTCACAGCGCAGAGCCTGAAGAAATTAGAAATTTAATAGGAAAAACAGCCACAAATAAACTTTTTAACAACAAATTCTAA